The genomic segment AGCCCTGCCAGCTCTGGCGCCATCCGACAGAGGAGGGCTGCTGACATGGCGACCGCGCACATCCCCGCCCTCGAAACCCGCCGGCTTGTCCTGCGCGGCCCCGAGCCGCAGGACTATCCGAACTTCAAGGCCACTTTCGCCTCGTACCGCTCGCGCTTCATGGGCGGCCCGCTCAACCCGTATGAGACCTGGATGCTCTACGCCGCCGAAATCGGCCACTGGAACATTCGCGGCTACGGCATGTGGATGATCCACGACAAGAAGAACGACCGCACCCTCGGCATGGCCGGCGGCTGGTTCCCCGCCGCCTGGCCCGAACGCGAGCTTGCCTGGATCATCTGGCCCGAAGAGGCCGGCCACGGCTACGCGCTCGAAGCCACGCACCGGGTTCGGAAATACCTCTATGCCGAGCTCGGCTGGGACAACGCGGTCAGCTACATCGACCCCAAGAACCTCGACTCCATCCGCCTCGCCGAACGTCTGGGTGCGGTCAAGGACCCGTCCGCCGCCACCATCGACGGCAACGACGCGGTCTACCGCCACCCCAGCCCCGAGCGGCTGAAATCCGGCCAGATCCTCGACGGGATCGAACTGGAAATCGAGCATTACTGCGACCCGCTCTTCAAACCGAAGGGGATGCCCATTGACTGACGCGACCACACGCGCCGCCACG from the Roseovarius indicus genome contains:
- a CDS encoding GNAT family N-acetyltransferase: MATAHIPALETRRLVLRGPEPQDYPNFKATFASYRSRFMGGPLNPYETWMLYAAEIGHWNIRGYGMWMIHDKKNDRTLGMAGGWFPAAWPERELAWIIWPEEAGHGYALEATHRVRKYLYAELGWDNAVSYIDPKNLDSIRLAERLGAVKDPSAATIDGNDAVYRHPSPERLKSGQILDGIELEIEHYCDPLFKPKGMPID